In Candidatus Eisenbacteria bacterium, the following are encoded in one genomic region:
- the ruvX gene encoding Holliday junction resolvase RuvX, with protein GLALSDPGEVLATPFRSIRIDSVREAPGRIATAARESGAEAIVVGAPLGLEGEEARPEMRRVERLATALRRETGLPVHLVDESLSTREAEARVPASRRTRSGDAQHAAAAAVILQRWLDRPRKRQDRAKPAPENRP; from the coding sequence TCGGGCTCGCGCTGAGCGATCCCGGCGAGGTACTCGCCACGCCGTTCCGGTCGATCCGGATCGACTCGGTGCGCGAGGCGCCGGGTCGCATCGCCACGGCCGCCCGCGAGTCGGGCGCGGAGGCCATCGTGGTCGGTGCGCCGCTCGGCCTCGAAGGGGAGGAGGCGCGTCCGGAGATGCGCCGGGTGGAGCGTCTCGCGACGGCGCTCCGTCGCGAAACGGGGCTTCCCGTCCATCTCGTCGACGAGAGCCTGAGCACGCGCGAGGCGGAAGCTCGCGTGCCCGCCTCGAGACGGACCCGCTCGGGGGATGCGCAGCATGCCGCGGCCGCGGCCGTGATCCTCCAGCGCTGGCTCGACCGTCCGCGGAAGCGCCAGGACCGCGCGAAACCCGCGCCGGAGAATCGTCCGTGA